From the genome of Longispora fulva:
CGCTGTTCGCGGAACCTACAGCAGGGTCCTGAGCTTGAGCAGGTCGGTGAAGCTGGCCTTCACCGACAGCCGGTTGCTCGCCCAGGCGCTGGCGAAGTTGAGGTCGCCGTCGACGAGGGCGATCAGGTCGTCGCTGGTGGCGATGAGCCGGATCTTCGCGGCCGGGTCGTCGCCGTCGGCGATGTCGTGCAGCCGGCCGTCGGCCAGCCGGCAGTGGAACGCGACCCCGAGATCCTTGATGGTGCAGGCCATCGGCCGGTCGAGTGACACCTTCTGCGCCACCTTCTCGGCATTGGCCGCGAGCTTGGCGTCGAGCCGGCCCAGTGCCTCGCGGCACTCGTCCACGGTCGCCATGAAACCCCCCTTGATCCGACAACT
Proteins encoded in this window:
- a CDS encoding SCP2 sterol-binding domain-containing protein — its product is MATVDECREALGRLDAKLAANAEKVAQKVSLDRPMACTIKDLGVAFHCRLADGRLHDIADGDDPAAKIRLIATSDDLIALVDGDLNFASAWASNRLSVKASFTDLLKLRTLL